A stretch of DNA from Brassica napus cultivar Da-Ae unplaced genomic scaffold, Da-Ae ScsIHWf_2632;HRSCAF=3384, whole genome shotgun sequence:
taattttttaatgaaaaaaatttgttgaaccCCACCTTCATTGTGCATTTACGCAAGCTCCCATGTCCGAGAAAAACAAGGTCATTTCGTTTTAGAAATCTATATAATTGCGTTTGttaagtaaacaaatatatttgttggccGAGATGGTTATATAGCATGCACATGGTATTTAAGGTTCAAATTTCAAACCACGagttcaacaaatttttttcattaaaaaattagcgccaaaacgacctagtattgaaaaaatgttaaaattatacacagtcaaatacacataaatacggccgagggttatattgcggtttgactggcacttggagggttgacccgtggatttttgagttcgcggattaatttgcaaaaaaaaaccacattgaggtttttttgcagaaaaccctagatttaattatgtaaaaagGTTTTAGTGTTTATTGACAACTTGGTCATTTTACAAACTTTCcctttataatatgtttgtttattatgcatgtatttttttttttgaactgttGCCATGACATGTTACACTAAACACCAAAAAGTAAAATCGTCCAAGATTTCTCTCAGTTTGCACATGCTCCAACTTGTTAAGTTCTTGACAAATTTTCTTGCTTCTTTTTGCAATCCTATCTCAAAATGATCGGTAAGtgtataatttttcttattgcTACGAATTTCAGTTTTGTGTTGTTTATGCTTCATGCGAAACCCATATGCTATTATGGTGTTAGTTTGCACCTTGCACACAGTCTCGTTCGATCATTTTCCCAAAAACAGAAGAGAAGTACTCGATAACGAAGAGTTCAACAGAGATCTTAGGTAGgttaattaaaaactatttggTGATGATTCTCGCCGTGCGCGGAATAATGGAGTACatgaaattataaattttaatctatagatattgaaaaaataaaagaaaaagtcaCATATTATAATGGTATAGATTAGCAAAAGCAACGTTTGATATACAGATTAATGCAAAGAAAACCAGTTTGGAATTGGTGATTTACTTaagtttttaatcaaaaaaaagtttactgGAATATCTGGGTAACGATAATATTATTATGGTAAAAAATAGTAATTGTCTTATTATCGAAGTTgtatagttatattttattgaaattATACTGGTTCTGGAGTACATACAATtgtaaaagaataaaatgaatTGAAGTAAGTAATATTAGTTtggaaaaaagaaaatgaagtaAATAATATGACTTTTCAAATTTAGTGGGCTGATTAGAATTCGAAATTGTAAAAAATGCTCATTATCGAACCTTAATATCCATTATGACTCAAAATACATAAGGACCtcttttaatttatcttttattttaaaaatcgtGTATTTACTAAAAAGTCTCTAGGAGACAAAAGATAAGAGACTATGGTTCGGTTGTTGGATTTGATATCTCTTTTCATCACCTGAAATATTTAGAAAGTATTATATGCATATAGCAAAAATTAAGGAAGCTCACATTAAAAATGATATTCTCCTTAAACTTAATCGGAAAGAATtagataaattttcaaattttatgcaTGTCACCATTTATGATAATTTCGTAATCAAAAATTCTTGTTTCGAAAATTAAGGAATTGCAAGAAATTTAATATGGTATTCCTTTTTgaatgtattttataatttttcaagaaTGCTCATAAATTTCTTATATACGGCATTTTGaatttacaatataaaacaGTTTATATTGTCCAGTCCCAAAATAAATGTCACTtatctaataaaacatataaaaaaatattaaacaaaataaatgtcatgtaatcaaatttttatagaaaaacataattatgaATTGTTTATATTACCCACTAAAGATATATTATCTCACAACGCCAGAACCATGACcagtatttattatatatagggAATAAACTATACCCTATAACGATCTTATATATGTGAGGTTGATATCAAcaattttaacatattatatatcATGTGTTGTCATAACCATGGCTTCCTATATATCATGTTCTATATGGGTTTTATTATATGGGTTAGCTTTATAATAAGTACAGTCACTAAAACCGACAAGTCAACTCGCGAAAAAATCTGTAATGTATGCCGCATGTGTGTAATCGATTATATAGATATGAATCATATAGTGCTAAAGGTCGAAACAACGCAGAGCCGCCGccgtaaagaaaaaaaagagcgATCTTGAAGAAGAAACATTGAGCACCGGCGTTCGGTCTTTCTGGTCGCCGCTGAtcgcttctcttctcttttctccttttatttttgctctcttcctcctcctcttagTTGATGGCGTCACTATGTATGGTGTCTCTGGTTGGTGTCTGTTCGGCGTTGGATTCTAGATCTGGTCCGGGAGAGCTAGATTCGGCGGTTTGGGGCTCCTTGTTGGAGCATCGACGAGACGTCTTCGGTTTGAAGGGTAAGGGAGTCGGCTTTTAAGATGTATCTGTGTCAGATCTCGTTTTTCTCTTTATAGATGTGGGTTCTGTTTGTTTCGATGTCGGCGTGGATGATTTGGAAACAGGCTATATCCTATGTTTCTTCTCTGTGACAAGCAGCATTGGTCTTTGTGGAGGGGTTTGTAAGCTTTAGATGCGGTTGTGGGTTGGCGACTTACCTAGGCTTGGGAATGTCTCTCCTTTCTCTGGAGTTATCTCTGGTGGTTGTTGATCTTTATTGGCCAGAGCCTTGTTGCGAGCTCAGTTCTAGTTTTGTGAGGATAGGATGGAGATACCTGTGTTTTGGAGTTAATGCTTCTTTGCTGGTCGATTTCCGCCGTTCTGTTAGTAATAGTCCCGGTGTTGGAGTGGTTTTCATCCAGTTACCGGCTGTGTGAATAAGACGTGTGTTTGGAAAGCTTTTATAGGCTTCGCCATGGGATGTTGGTGCGTATGAGGCGCGTAGAGAACTTACTCAAGGTCCAATGGCAAGTCTTAGTTGGGATTGAAGGGTGTTTATAGCGACGGTTAAGGATTCAAACCTCTCTCGACCCAGTTTATGTTTTGGTGATGTTCGTGTGCTTCCAGGTTATCTCGCTGCTCTTCTTATCTTGAAGTTATTGTTGATGAGTTCTCGCTAGGTAACCTCGTCTTTGGGTACAAGGTTGAAGCCTCCTCTCCTGTTGTTCTGTTCTATTATTCTGCCTCTCgacatctttctttttctttgttgttgttagCTTTGGGGGTTTGTGTTTTGTTCATCTGTTGGCTTTGGGAGGTATATATTACCTCGCCGGCTCTTGGGTTCAGACAATGTCTTTATTGTATGTGTGTAACCGAATGTTTGATCTAATCTTAATCTaccagatgacaaaaaaaaagaaaaagataagaagcatatagtatattaataataatatatgtagGCTACATTGTAATGAATAATGACAATATATGTAATTAGTCTAGTGAAAAGAAGACTTTTAAATATAGGATGTGAGAATAATTCTAGTGTTGACACTTAAGAGTATCTCCAATAAGGAACTTAATTTTAAGGGCCAATGACCCTCAAAATGAGGGTTTGAGAGTGGATTACTCAAACAAAGATCCTCAAATTTATCTTTAAAGTTTTATGTAATTTGCATTTCAGTCCTCAACTTTAATATAAGTTAACTATcatcattatatttttcatagatAGATAGTACATACACATTGAAATTATTAAacacaatatttataaatacaatttattataacacaaagttacataaaataataataaaacacacattaattcataaaaatatataaaaatacaaattactCATTATTGTCATTTCCATAGTATTCCCTTATATCATCAATCAGCGCATTTCGAAGTAAGAAATGAACCTCTTGATTTATTTATCTGAAGATTACGAGTTAAAAATTGTTGGAATCGAGCATTTTCGTTTATCACCATTTCAACGGTTGTTTGTGGTGCCGTTCTTGCATCTCTAACAGGTGCATTGATATCACGTTCATCTTCAATTATCATGTTATGCATTGCAAGCATGCTGTCATTATATCATGCAATACTTCTTTTTCCAATAACGTGATGATCCCACCACGATAGCAAATTTTGATCTTTAATCTTGTAATTCTGATcttaaatttgtaatataatGTTCAATATGATATAATTGTTATgtgaaataataattatattttatgtaatattatttttattaattttattttagttttaacatcttaatatatatatatatcagtatatataagatatatttgaaaatttaagtgaAATATAGTTATAAGGACTAAAGTGATAAGAAAAATTAATACTAGTACAAATATATGTGAATTACAAATTTATAAGGACTAAACTGAAAATTAGATAGTGTTTTGAAGGTATGAATACTGGAATCTCAAATTTCAGGTGTCACTGTTCAGGCCCTCAAAATTTAAGGGTTTGAGGGTCTGTTGGAGAgtcaaaaactttaaaatgtgAGGGTTTGAGGgtttaagagcatctccaacccacctcAAATCCTCAAATTTTGAGGTTTTGTGTCATTCCAACCCAATCTCAAATTCTCAAattttgaggttgtgaataCTGAAACCTCAAATTTTAGGTTTTACTAGTCACAACCTCAAAACTatcttgtattttatttttggtccTTTATAgctatttttttcataaatattagtaacttttgttaatattaAGGATTATAAtgcaaataaataattttttaaagatttttttaagtaTTCATGGTTGGAGTAACCAACCCTCTGTATCCTTATTTTAAAGTCTTACTCTCTTTAAAATGAGGTCTTGAGTTGGAGATACTCTGAATAATAGCAATTTGGTTAATAACTGAGTTCAAAGTTAGTCTATAAAGAGGATTAATTCTTATACTTATCTTCACTACACTCGTTACTTTACATATGATACTCGTATATAATAGAGAAAGGTCTgacttttaaattttgttactTTACCAAAAAAGCTCTAAAGTATTTTGGCTGTTGCGCAGCTACTAGCTCGGTGCACCGACAGTTTTAGTAATAGTACCCGTGCCAAACCATATTTTCTATCTAATTTAATTGTGTTCAGCGATATATAACCTACaaagttaaaatatttgtaattaaatatgaaaagttTAGGTGAAAAAGACGCATACAATAATTACCTTACATAACTTTTACCCAACAATACAATTGATAATATacatttttgatatttaaaattgATACCTTAGAAAGCTGAATATCTAAATATGTATGAATAATAAGTATTTCAAGGTCTAACAAGAAATAAAATCGAGAACTGTCTCCTTTTCCTTGTTAGCTTGTTATTGTATCGAATTTAGAACAAACCAAATTTTCTACAAAATATAGttgtaataaaaaaactatTCCAGATACAATTAAACTTAACAAGTTATGTAAGTGAATCTTCACATATTCTCTGAATTTACTTAGAAATTAAACTGATCTATCAATTctgataatattaaaataataatagtaaaagATGATTAgccattaattttaatatacaaGGTAGTTTCTTGACGCTGGATTAACCTGGCGAATCTACTGACACGCACGCTATGCCATTCACAAGTGTATCATACAAAGAAAAACCTTTATGCAAATTAAAGCAAAAGTATAAAGAAAAGCAAATTAAAAAGTTGTAACATGTGGATCTACTTATATAATGAAAACGACAACAATGGCTGGCTTCCATGGACTTTTAAATCTATCTCTTTCATCCTCCTCTGTATCCATTCATAAACCAAAgagctttttttttatgaaaaaaactctctctaatcaaagaagaagttgaaggactCCATTTCATAAGGTAAGCTTCATATTTGTGGattccttttttatttgaatttattttatccTTCTTTGGTTTTATAGTGCTGCAATTTGATCTGTTCACAGACCATTATCATTTCATGGAATTAATTACGgtgttataaatataaataaagttGATATATTTGGTTCTAGTCTTGTTAGTTATCACATAACCCATTTATGCATCAAGAAgcctgcaaattaaacaaagttTCTTATCACTTGATGTGATCGGAAGTTATTTTGGTAGTTGATGTGATCGAGGTTCTCTAATGTTTAATTATCTTCCGCAGTGAGAGACAATATGGTTTGAAATCTCAAAATGACAACACGTAATAGGCTAATACTAGCAACAACAAAAGGGACTAAAGCAATACAATGGTCACCAATGGTTTATGTATAGTCTCtagaataaaatttgaaataatggtTTAAACTCTGATCAAAGATAATAATTACCGATAACTACTATAAAGTTTTTCTGAGAAAAAAGGCAGAACgtctatttaataaaatatgcaCATGAATGTTGGATGTATAAAAGTGTGGATTAGTGGAATATTAAAACAAGTGGGATATATTATTGGTTTTTTCAAacagaattttattttctatggtAAATGACAATGTAGTTTATTTCCATTTAGATTGTGGAATAGTAGAATAATTGAACACATATCGCATTACcacataatatatatgatcaatACAAATTTATTGATTATATAAATCCAAATGTTTTTTCGAATGGAATGTAAAATTAattcaaacccaaaaaaaaaaatccttttctGTACAGCTAGTAGCTAATAATtgaatcaaataaatataaaacagcGATTGAACTTGTCTTTTTGGTTTAAGCTGCTAGCTAACGGTCTAGTGGCAAACCATTCTGTGAGCACAAGATCATAgctataatctatttttttctgaTTGCACTGAGTTTGTTCCTTACTTCTTTGTCGATGATCCTGATCAGAGTTGTTCTTGGACGAGGAGGTTCATGTTTTATGTGGATCAATCCAAATGTTATACCATATTATAaccataatctttttttttgggtatgaATGTGAAGATAATAACTATAATCTTCCGGTTGAAATATTTATGGTTGATGCAAATTTATTGATTATATCTAGGCATGtgcgaaccgaaccgaaatagacaatatggtgtagttttggtatataccatataaactgaatggatatgattttataaaaactataggatttggatatggtttggtttataaccgattaaaccgaataaaccgatcaaaagtagaaacatgtaaatatgtacatattttataacgtcacatgaaaatctatttgttatataagttagtcttttgttaataattattaccatattttttatagtaataaagaatcCTAATTTGGAAAAcacttaatataattaaataacaattcatcgtaACTTTttgcttcttattttcttagtcttcttcttttaatcATTTTGCTTTCTTTTAGCATTGATTAAATTGAAATGAaggttataaatttgatggataataaatagaaaaaaaatttcataacttttttattatttataaacaaacagagtttcgCTCAAAGAAGCATGATTttgatgaacactaaatatggaagagtggaaaaaattttctttcatacttttcttttcttttgttttttatttttactttcaaaatttcgagttttgattttaattctagatttgattatttcatctgAAGGTAtaagcgtttttttttttgttcttttatttaaaaatataatttttttttaataaatggcTGCGATGaaaatatgactctaaaatttatataatatgattccaaactaaataattatgttttggtaTAAAATCGAATAatccgaaaaccgacggtatacgaactgaaccgaagtaaatattgatttagaatggtagttatattttactaaccgaaaacccgaaaaaccgaaaaaaaccgaaccgaaaccgaaccgatatccggattgaacacccttAAATTTAAATCAATCCAAATGCATATGATCGATACAAATTTTaggtaatattttaatttaccaATACTTGGAATGATTGGGGATCCGATTTATTGTAAGTAATGTCGATTGTGACAGCTTTGGGAAGTAGATGAGCTTGTTTCTACCATAAATTAAGTAGTACTCTATTTTGTTTTAGACCATTTACAGAAATCTAATCAATTTTCTCTGTCTCTCTGAAATTCTTCAGAAATCCACTATTAACTCGGCTAAATTcatataaaagaataaaatacaAATTGTTATAAGAATTCTAACTGAATTGCAAGGTtgtctatatatttttaaaatattattatagaaTGGAGAAGCTTAAGCAATGTTGGTCGAGTCTGTTAGTCTTGGCAGTGGTGGTGATTGGAACCGGAGCCGTTCCCATCACTTATCTTCAAAGCGCCGTCGCCAAGGGAGCAGGtactatgtttttttaataacgAGTTAAGTATTTATTCATATAAATTTCATTGAATTGCCTTGGATAATTGATTAATCATGTTTTTGAGAATATATAGTTGTTGTTTTTCCGATGTTTTCGTAGTGTGTTTGGATGGGAGTGCTCCAGCTTATCATTTCGACAAAGGGTTTGGTTCGGGGGTTAACAACTGGATTGTTCATATGGAGGTAACTAAGAATAGGTTTCGATTAGTAGTAAGAATCATTACTATTTGTATTGTACTAATAATGTCTGGCTAATTAAATGATTGAATTATGTCGTAGTTCTGAATTGCTGCGAGATCGTTACTAATCAGATCCAACGCTTATTAATTTATTTCACTGGAAGTGggaattttcaaattatatagataaattaatttaaattgaatCGATTAAAATTAGGTGTGTGTAAATGTTGTTATGCGATAGGGAGGCGGATGGTGTACGGACGTAGCTTCATGTAGTGCGCGTAAGAATACAATGAAGGGTTCGTCGAAATTCATGAACAAAGACTTTGGCTTCTCCGGTATCTTGGGCGGCAAACAAAACACTAATCCAGGTCtaaattagtttcttttaaaaaaaaattcaattttgaaacGATTATTTTTTCAGAGAGTTGATGAGTCTATGGTGTTGAAATCTGtacttcatttttatttcttcaGATTTTTACAATTGGAATAGAATCAAAGTACGTTATTGCGATGGATCATCTTTCACCGGCAATGTAGAAGCCGTTAATCCGGTAATTTATCAACTAAATTAAGACATCTataaagattattatttttgtttaatttatcttttaatactttaaattttcattGTCATAATCAATTTCATATTCAACATTAAATATTGATCAGGCGAATAAGCTATTCTTCCGAGGTGCACGAGTTTGGCGTGCAGTGATTGATGATCTTATGGTTAAAGGAATGAAAAACGCTcaaaatgtattatatattttgacatatccttttcttttaaatcaaattaaagaTCTTATTAATTTAGTGAGTTTGATAAAACTTTTCAGGCGATACTCTCCGGTTGTTCAGCCGGAGCATTGGCTGCAATTCTACACTGTGACACTTTCCGAGCCATACTTCCCCCAACTGCTAGAGTCAAATGTGTTTCTGACGCCGGTTACTTTATCCACGGGTAGGTGAACTTACATTATATGGTTAAGGACCGCCACAAAAACCGTAAAATACaaacaaaccgaaccaaagCCAAACTGCAAACCGGATAGCTCATCTTGTACACGTAGAGTCTAAAATCATAATCTAATCGACATCAACTAATGGAACTATGGATCatctaatttgattttatgaaacAGTACGGATATCTCAGGAGGATCATACATCCAAACGTATTACAGTAAAGTCGTCGCACTCCACGTACAATTTCTCTCTTATCTTTTAGTATCTCACAGttgtaataaattaataaattatgagGAGATATCATAAAGTCTGTCTAACTTAAAACCATTTTGTAGGGATCTGCAAAGAGTCTTCCTGTTTCATGCACATCAAAAATGAAACCAGAACTCGTACGTATGATAAATTATCATCATTGACCGGGCAGGCATTATCTTTTGCATACATCCATGGAACAGCCTATGTTAATGAGTTCTTTTTTATCGTGTTTGCAGTGTTTCTTCCCGCAAAACGTTGTTCCTTCCATGCGAACACCACTCTTTGTCATTAATGCCGCCTTCGATTCCTGGCAGGTCTGGTACATTACATTATATAATAAGCACAGATAAAGATCAAAACATATATTCCTTAATTAGTATGGTAAATATTTCAGATCAAGAATGTTTTGGCGCCAACTGCTGTTGATAAGCGTAAGGAGTGGAAGAACTGTAAGCTTGATCTTAAGAAATGTACGGCCGCTCAGCTCAAAACCGTCCAAGGTAATTTCCACAACCAAAACGAATTATTCATTTTCCGGTTTGTAATGGGTGAACAAGTACATTTGTTTAAACCAGATTTTAGCTTGGTTTCAGTTAAGTTGCTTTACAAAAATAGTTCATTGTTATAAACCGAATCTAGTTTGAACCGATATGGTATGGTTTAGGTTCAAAAGCTTCGGTTCAGTT
This window harbors:
- the LOC106422256 gene encoding pectin acetylesterase 7, translating into MEKLKQCWSSLLVLAVVVIGTGAVPITYLQSAVAKGAVCLDGSAPAYHFDKGFGSGVNNWIVHMEGGGWCTDVASCSARKNTMKGSSKFMNKDFGFSGILGGKQNTNPDFYNWNRIKVRYCDGSSFTGNVEAVNPANKLFFRGARVWRAVIDDLMVKGMKNAQNAILSGCSAGALAAILHCDTFRAILPPTARVKCVSDAGYFIHGTDISGGSYIQTYYSKVVALHGSAKSLPVSCTSKMKPELCFFPQNVVPSMRTPLFVINAAFDSWQIKNVLAPTAVDKRKEWKNCKLDLKKCTAAQLKTVQGFRDQMMRALSPVHSTPSRGLFLDSCHAHCQGGSAASWSGAKGPQVANSKISQAVGNWFYGRSAFQKIDCPSPICNPTCPAISTDE